GAAGAAGGGAAGGGCCTCATGGCTTGAGGGGCCAAAGCAGAAGGATAACCGAAACGCCTCATGTCTCGAGGGGCCGAAGCAGAAGGATAAGGGAAAGGCCTCATGTCTTGAGCAGCCGAGGAGGAAGAAAAAGGCGGCCTTCCTAAACGAGCGGGCACTGATGAACGGGAAAGATTCTTTGGACCAGAACTGCTGCTACTGCGTGTAAGTGGTGCAGCGTGCCCGTGTTTCCCATAATATGTGACTAACAACATTCTCAAATCGTCTGCTGCTCTCTCCACGTGCTTCTTCACATTGCACCCTTTGTGTGAGCATTTGTAGTAACTCCTGCAATTACCATTTataccaaaatattattttttttatatttagcaTCGAATATCTTAGATTTTTTCAAATGACTAAGTAGATATGGAGTGAGCAAGTATCTTGCTAGAGAGTTTCTCACAACCACACTACATATCAAATATTTGAGCTGAAAGTATAAGTGGGACCATGCTAACATTGAATATTATTGAGGCTGTAAACAAATAGTTAAAttcttgaagaaaataaaagacgGAAGAACATGGTGAAAGATAccaacctcggatttggatttccTTTGACAATTTTCTGACCGTATTTTCTCCAGCGATAATCATCGTTAGGTTGGTCTTCTTCAGTCTCCATACGAAGCATGACGTTGCTTGTTCTTAGGGCTGTCATCATGTTTGATACCTCATCATATTTCCTGCTAGAGAATTATGTAGTTTATATTAATGTGATTAACTACATGTTAAGTTTAGTACTATTGATTTATAAGATGTTAATTTGGGACCTTCTCTTTGGAGATGAAGGTTTGACTTCGTGTTCATCAGCAATgtcatcatcttcctcttcatctaTCCGTCTCTTTCTCCCCAATTTGGATGGATCATCTGTATCTTCATCTTCGTTGGATTCTTCCTCGTCCTGGCTCTCGCTCTCATCATCCAGGGACATGAGCTTGATGGTATCCGTGTCATCAGCTACTTCAGATTCAAAAGAAGCGACTAAAGGAACACCAATGGGATCAACATGAGATTCATGAGATGGGATCAAAGCTGGAATAACATTTGAGCCTGATGATACAcatgtaaatgaaaaaaaaacttataaattcattaatttataaaaaaaacttataaaaatcattttcgaaaataaaaaatggaagCAGATTTGAGACACAAGCAACTCTATATATAACCTTCTTGAGGAGGCAGATCAAAGTGCATCGGCTGATAAGGAACATCGTTGTTGAATATCATCGTCTTTGCATGGTCGTCACCAGAATTTTCCACCGTCTCTGGAGGCTCGTCATTGGGGAATGAATACGGATTGATAAGCTGGCAAGAGAAGGTACCAAAGACAATAACAGTTAGCGTTTCGAATTGAGATTTTTCTTCTGATTAAAGatctaaagaaaatataattttatgattcataCATAGAGTTCGTATTGGCCGTGAAAAGTAACCACTCCCTCTGTCccattttataatatgtttgaTTAAATATGCGGGAGTTATAAACTCATACAtgctttactttttaataaaaatgttaattaaaattaagCATTATAATCAATAGCAAAATctgttacaaaatatttatagccatagacaaaagaaaataaaaacatttgcATAATGtggaacatatatatatatatattgggacagagagaatataaaataaaaaaatatggaaacataCGTAATTATTCCTAAGTATTTTAATATTCAAATATCTATCATATGATAACAAATCACGTATTATAAAACAATCagatacatataaatacattGTTACTTACCTGTGAAGGAGACTGCAACATTACGGATGAGCTCAATCCGGGAGAGATTTCGATGCCAAAAGGAACAGTTTTTGGGTTCTTGGATACAGCAAATGGACTCAAGTTGTCTGTCCTGATCGGTGGAATATTACGTCCTATTCTTGCAGCTACTCTGTCGACCAGACCGGGTCTTTGTTTAAACTGATTAGTTTGAAGGAAGATGTCGCTGATTGGATTTAGACCATTGTCACTTAGGCTAGTACTAGGAGGTGGAGCCCAATTCGACGACACCATGTCCATGAAGTTTCCATCACCATAATCACTCAT
This Brassica napus cultivar Da-Ae chromosome C6, Da-Ae, whole genome shotgun sequence DNA region includes the following protein-coding sequences:
- the LOC111211677 gene encoding probable WRKY transcription factor 10, which encodes MIFNNDVPYQPMHFDLPPQEGSNVIPALIPSHESHVDPIGVPLVASFESEVADDTDTIKLMSLDDESESQDEEESNEDEDTDDPSKLGRKRRIDEEEDDDIADEHEVKPSSPKRRKYDEVSNMMTALRTSNVMLRMETEEDQPNDDYRWRKYGQKIVKGNPNPRSYYKCSHKGCNVKKHVERAADDLRMLLVTYYGKHGHAAPLTRSSSSSGPKNLSRSSVPARLGRPPFSSSSAAQDMRPFPYPSASAPRDMRRFGYPSALAPQAMRPFPSSLNPGVDMTHLYKTGLPKLPRLPVNQNHGFMGQNAEPWVNQNHEFMGQNAEPWVNQNHGFMGQNDEPWVNQNHGFMGQNDEPWVNQNHGCMGQNDEAWVNQNHGFMGQNDEPWLNQNHGFMGQNDEPWVNQNHVFMGQNDEPKTDHVIPDGTEVYKGLMERMLANLGVKR